GGACTGGATCGCCTGGCGGAGCTGCCCCCGCTGCGAGGGCAAGCTGAAGCGATTTGAGAACGACCGCACGACGCCTCCGCTCGGTTGATCAGCGGAGGCGCGTGGTATCGGCTCACGCCTGATTCTGCTCGGCCCACGTTTTCGCGGCCTCGTCCATTTCTTCCGGCGAGACGTCGCGGACGTGGGAAGCGAGGGTCCAGCGATAGCCGAAGGGGTCGTTCACCTTGCCGCTGCGGTCGCCCCAGAACATGTCGGTCGGCGCTTGCACCACCGTGGCACCGGCAGCGATGGCCTGCTCGAAGGCGGCATCGATGTCCGTGACGTAGAGCATGAAGGAACATCCCTCGCCCACCGCAGGGGCGAGCGCGCCATGGTGGGGATACTCGTCGGAGAGCATGATGCGCGAGTCGCCGATATT
The sequence above is drawn from the Luteolibacter flavescens genome and encodes:
- a CDS encoding VOC family protein; protein product: MSEIPQGYHTVTPSLTVRDGVAALDFYAKAFGAVEVFRMPEPTGKIMHAEFNIGDSRIMLSDEYPHHGALAPAVGEGCSFMLYVTDIDAAFEQAIAAGATVVQAPTDMFWGDRSGKVNDPFGYRWTLASHVRDVSPEEMDEAAKTWAEQNQA